A stretch of the Engraulis encrasicolus isolate BLACKSEA-1 chromosome 19, IST_EnEncr_1.0, whole genome shotgun sequence genome encodes the following:
- the LOC134435106 gene encoding uncharacterized protein LOC134435106 encodes MVAQQKQEERALEDQARQEQRWRGIVHQFSMLQDEVRQERWELGRGRGRSRLRAEQHDVSRSAPVSTAVSPSHVTQMGAQAELQRWASEDQGEETMPAAAGPGPPVRQAAAISGAAAATMTAGPVAVSGSAAMGVQAAAVSAAGPGALAVPVPAAMGVQAAAVTAAGPGALAVPVPAAMGVQAAAVTAAVPGAGAVPGPAATGVQVTGWKGPKMQKYSDDEDIEHFLTTFERIATASWCPKTQWALHLVPLLTGKARAAYIAMDFTDSMDYDKVKAVILEKYEINPETYRQRFRSTQMLPGESPKELFTRLRELYEKWTQPQTHTKEEINDMLVLEQFLRMVNSDVRLWIKEHNPKTAKEAVVLAESFMAARRGARPHQMAGGRDDTAGRPGKSEGGWHGGSTVKSPRPVSADVKCFYCGEVGHIKSKCPHRKPKVSAVSVVPSTSGGEATLEEGEAMTVVRVDGKQVQALIDTGSSQTIVRSDLVSQHSAPKERKLLIRCVHGDERSYPTAEVYLEVDNVLYLVTVAVADKLPYPVVLGRDIPDLVALADGHSCNMVMTRSQKKDKDNTWNLLPYPDVKRKTRSEKRKEKFKGTKLTESDPHPELDGEVNVAIPSDIIQAQRSDQSLQNCYSGLVADENGDALGPKFKLKAGILYRHGEEGEQLVLPNSLRETVMEVGHASAWAGHLGQNKTWDRIVQRFYWPNMYAEVINFCKKCEQCQLTAPNRKGARVPLVPMPIIDVPFSRVAMDIVGPLERSRKGNRYILVIADYATRYPEAFPLRNIKARQVANAFLQLVTRVGIPREVLTDQGSNFTSTLMKDVYKYLGIKGIKTTPYHPQTDGLVERFNKTLKSMLRKFVSESGSDWDDWLPYLLFAYREVPQSSTGFSPFELLYGRKVRGPLDVLKEAWEGEEPAKKMSVLSYVLKMQDHMQRLTEMVQENMKSAQAKQRKWYDASARERSLQPGQQVLVLLPTSESSLLAKWQGPYVVKQKTGKVTYEIITPDKKKPSQIFHINMLREWHEKEQPVNCLFAKAVEEEEEAEEQYFPVQREGAGNIDLSHLSETQQQQLRAGVPEGVFQGTPGKTSLVQHNIKLKAPGPVRLPCYRIPAQLLPKIREEIDGMLEMGIIEPSSSEWSSPVVLVPKKDGSLRFCMDFRKVNAISSFDPYPMPRIDDLIDRLGSAKYLTTLDLSKGYWQVPMSNDCKHLTAFKTPFGFYQFCYMPFGLQGAPATFQRLMDQVLKGAETYSAAYLDDVVIHSRSFDEHLVHVKEVLRRLKEAGLTVNSQKCAVAQKEVQYLGHVIGGGLVKPQVGKVSAILETPVPTTKRQVRSFLGVVGWYRRFVPHFSTRAAPLIELTRKSAPNRVVWTEQCSRAFEDLRTCLTTDPILQSPDFSQPFLVQTDASGTGLGAVLLQGPPGEQRPVVYLSRKLFPRESRYSTVEKEGLAIKWALDSLKYYLMDKDFVLETDHRALQWLDKMKDTNSRVTRWYLSLQPFRFTIKYRPGPENVVGDYLSRVHEEDVHS; translated from the coding sequence ATGGTGGCGCAGCAGAAGCAAGAGGAGCGGGCATTGGAAGACCAAGCACGGCAAGAGCAACGCTGGAGAGGTATCGTGCACCAATTCAGCATGCTCCAGGATGAAGTGCGGCAGGAGAGATGGGAGCTCGGCCGGGGCCGGGGAAGGTCCAGACTGAGGGCAGAGCAACATGACGTCTCAAGGTCAGCACCAGTGTCGACAGCGGTCAGTCCATCACACGTCACACAGATGGGAGCACAGGCAGAGCTACAGAGGTGGGCATCAGAAGACCAAGGAGAAGAGACCATGCCAGCAGCGGCAGGTCCAGGCCCTCCAGTGCGGCAAGCAGCAGCAATCTCAGGTGCAGCGGCGGCGACGATGACTGCAGGCCCAGTAGCAGTTTCGGGTTCAGCAgcgatgggggtccaagcggcggCGGTGTCGGCAGCAGGCCCAGGTGCGTTGGCGGTTCCAGTTCCAGCGgcgatgggggtccaagcggcggCGGTGACGGCAGCAGGCCCTGGTGCGTTGGCGGTTCCAGTTCCAGCAgcgatgggggtccaagcggcggCGGTGACGGCAGCGGTCCCAGGCGCGGGGGCGGTTCCAGGTCCAGCGGCGACGGGGGTCCAAGTCACAGGCTGGAAAGGGCCGAAAATGCAAAAATACTCGGATGATGAGGACATTGAACATTTTCTTACAACTTTCGAACGCATTGCTACGGCTAGTTGGTGTCCCAAAACACAATGGGCACTGCATCTAGTCCCACTACTTACCGGCAAAGCAAGAGCGGCATACATTGCCATGGACTTCACAGACTCAATGGACTACGACAAGGTCAAGGCAGTTATCCTTGAAAAATATGAAATCAACCCAGAGACATACAGGCAGCGATTCCGGTCGACGCAGATGTTACCTGGTGAGTCACCCAAAGAGCTCTTCACCAGACTGCGCGAGCTGTATGAGAAGTGGACACAGCCACAGACCCACACCAAAGAGGAAATCAACGACATGCTCGTCCTAGAGCAGTTCCTGAGAATGGTGAACAGCGACGTCCGGCTGTGGATCAAAGAACACAACCCCAAGACGGCGAAGGAGGCGGTGGTGCTCGCGGAGTCCTTCATGGCGGCACGGCGCGGCGCAAGACCACACCAGATGGCCGGGGGAAGAGACGACACAGCTGGGCGGCCCGGTAAGTCTGAGGGTGGTTGGCATGGTGGTTCCACTGTTAAAAGCCCTAGACCTGTTAGCGCTGATGTCAAATGTTTTTACTGTGGTGAGGTAGGGCATATAAAATCCAAGTGTCCCCACAGAAAACCCAAAGTATCTGCTGTATCCGTTGTCCCTAGTACTAGTGGGGGGGAAGCCACACTAGAGGAGGGGGAGGCCATGACAGTAGTGCGGGTGGATGGGAAGCAGGTGCAGGCCCTGATTGATACTGGCAGCAGCCAAACCATTGTACGTTCCGACCTAGTATCCCAACACAGTGCACCCAAAGAAAGGAAGTTGCTTATCCGTTGTGTTCACGGTGACGAACGGTCGTACCCGACTGCTGAAGTTTACCTAGAGGTGGATAATGTTTTATACCTGGTTACTGTGGCAGTGGCAGACAAACTTCCATACCCAGTAGTTTTGGGCAGAGATATCCCGGATCTGGTGGCACTAGCTGATGGCCATAGTTGTAACATGGTAATGACACGTTCAcaaaagaaagataaagacaaCACATGGAATTTGTTACCATACCCTGACGTGAAACGCAAGACAAgaagtgagaaaagaaaagagaaatttAAAGGCACTAAACTGACTGAAAGTGATCCACACCCTGAGCTGGATGGGGAGGTGAATGTTGCCATTCCCTCTGATATAATCCAGGCCCAAAGATCTGACCAATCCCTGCAAAACTGTTATTCAGGCTTGGTTGCTGATGAAAATGGGGATGCACTTGGCCCCAAATTTAAGCTGAAGGCGGGTATTTTGTATAGACATGGGGAGGAAGGTGAACAGCTGGTGCTACCAAATTCTCTGAGAGAAACGGTCATGGAAGTTGGTCATGCTAGTGCATGGGCCGGTCATTTAGGCCAAAACAAAACTTGGGACAGAATTGTGCAACGCTTTTATTGGCCCAACATGTATGCTGAAGTGATCAATTTCTGTAAAAAGTGTGAGCAGTGTCAGCTGACAGCCCCAAACAGGAAGGGAGCTAGAGTTCCACTAGTCCCTATGCCGATCATCGATGTCCCATTCAGCAGAGTTGCCATGGATATAGTTGGCCCACTAGAGCGTAGTCGCAAAGGCAACAGATACATCTTGGTCATTGCTGACTATGCTACTAGGTATCCGGAAGCATTCCCTTTGCGCAACATTAAGGCACGGCAGGTAGCAAATGCATTCCTTCAGTTGGTCACACGGGTGGGAATACCGAGGGAGGTGCTCACAGACCAGGGGTCAAATTTCACATCTACCCTCATGAAAGACGTGTACAAATACTTAGGTATAAAGGGCATTAAAACCACGCCATACCACCCTCAGACTGACGGGCTTGTTGAGCGCTTCAACAAGACCCTTAAGAGTATGCTCCGCAAGTTTGTGTCAGAGTCAGGGTCTGACTGGGATGACTGGCTGCCTTACCTCTTATTTGCCTACAGAGAAGTGCCACAATCATCGACAGGTTTCTCACCTTTTGAACTCCTGTATGGTCGCAAAGTGAGAGGTCCACTCGACGTCCTGAAGGAGGCATGGGAGGGAGAGGAGCCAGCGAAGAAGATGAGCGTACTGTCCTACGTCCTAAAGATGCAAGACCACATGCAGCGGCTGACTGAGATGGTGCAGGAGAACATGAAGTCTGCCCAGGCCAAGCAGCGAAAGTGGTACGATGCATCGGCCAGAGAGCGGTCCCTCCAGCCAGGTCAGCAAGTGTTGGTGCTGCTTCCCACTTCAGAGAGCAGCCTCCTTGCAAAGTGGCAGGGGCCATACGTCGTCAAGCAGAAGACGGGCAAAGTTACATACGAGATCATCACACCAGACAAGAAGAAACCCTCACAGATCTTCCACATCAACATGCTGCGGGAGTGGCATGAGAAGGAGCAGCCGGTCAACTGCCTGTTTGCTaaagcggtggaggaggaggaagaggcagaggagcagTACTTCCCGGTGCAGCGGGAGGGAGCTGGAAACATCGACCTGAGCCACCTCTCCgagacccagcagcagcagctgagagCCGGTGTACCAGAGGGGGTGTTCCAAGGCACTCCTGGCAAGACAAGTCTGGTGCAGCACAACATCAAGCTGAAGGCGCCTGGTCCAGTGCGTCTTCCATGCTACCGCATCCCGGCGCAGCTTCTTCCCAAGATCCGGGAGGAGATTGACGGCATGCTGGAGATGGGCATCATCGAGCCGTCTTCAAGTGAGTGGTCGAGTCCGGTGGTGCTTGTACCCAAGAAAGATGGGTCCTTGCGTTTCTGTATGGACTTTAGAAAGGTAAACGCAATCTCTTCTTTTGATCCATACCCTATGCCTAGAATCGATGACTTGATTGATAGACTGGGCAGTGCCAAGTACCTGACCACCCTTGACCTCAGTAAGGGTTATTGGCAGGTACCCATGTCCAATGACTGTAAACATTTGACTGCTTTTAAAACTCCATTTGGATTTTATCAGTTCTGCTACATGCCCTTCGGACTGCAGGGGGCGCCAGCAACTTTTCAGCGTCTCATGGACCAGGTGTTGAAGGGGGCGGAGACGTACTCGGCGGCATATTTGGATGATGTCGTCATTCATAGCCGCTCCTTCGACGAACACCTGGTTCATGTGAAGGAGGTGCTGAGGCGGCTGAAGGAGGCCGGTCTGACTGTCAACTCCCAAAAGTGTGCGGTGGCTCAGAAGGAGGTCCAGTACTTGGGTCACGTCATCGGCGGGGGGTTGGTAAAGCCACAGGTGGGGAAGGTCAGCGCCATCCTGGAGACTCCGGTGCCGACCACCAAGCGTCAAGTCCGCTCCTTCCTGGGGGTGGTGGGTTGGTACCGGCGCTTCGTCCCACACTTCTCCACCAGGGCTGCTCCACTGATCGAGCTGACTCGGAAGTCGGCTCCCAACAGAGTGGTCTGGACAGAGCAGTGTTCTCGGGCCTTTGAGGACCTGCGCACCTGTCTGACCACAGATCCCATCCTGCAAAGTCCTGACTTCTCTCAGCCGTTCCTGGTGCAGACGGATGCATCTGGCACCGGGCTGGGGGCAGTGTTGCTCCAGGGTCCACCTGGGGAGCAAAGGCCGGTGGTCTACTTGAGCAGAAAGTTGTTTCCACGGGAGTCAAGATACTCCACTGTGGAAAAAGAGGGGCTCGCCATCAAGTGGGCCTTAGACTCGCTTAAGTATTACCTCATGGACAAAGACTTTGTGTTGGAAACAGACCATCGGGCCCTTCAGTGGCTTGACAAAATGAAGGACACAAATTCCAGAGTGACGAGGTGGTATTTGTCACTCCAGCCATTTCGGTTCACAATCAAGTACCGTCCTGGCCCTGAGAATGTTGTGGGCGATTACCTGTCCCGAGTGCACGAGGAAGACGTCCACTCTTGA